GTAAGTCGTGCTAATCGAAGATTCTGGTATTCCTGCTGAAATTCCTTCACGGGCAGCTGCAAGGTCTGTGCGACTTCGGTGTGTGAAGGGCGACCCGCGTCGAATTCTGAAACAAGTGTTTCAAATAAATCAAAGATGACTACCTCTATAGCCATTTCTATACTCCTACGTTAGTGCTTATTGATATTGATCAGGACTTAAGCAAATTGAACAGAAAGGGGGCATATTGGATCACAACACCTCGCAGTGAGAGTATTTCGGTGTATTTAACCCCCTAAATCCCCCTTATCAGGGGGACTTTAAGAGGAAATGCGTAAATCCTATTGATTCTAAGAAATTGTGGGACAGACATCTTGATGGACACAGATAGCATTCTCGGTTACCTCACCGCTCTGTTCAAGAACAGCGAACCCATGACGCTCCAGCTCTAACCGCAGATTTTCAGGGGACCGGTAACACCGCTTATGGATGTACCAAACATCATTCACACAAATCGTCCCTTCATAATCTTCGGGTCCAATACCGGGTCTGAAAGGGTCCGGATGAAATCGACTGTAGCACGTTTCCGTATCCCTATCCCACAGCGCGTCCTGGTCAAAGCGCGTGAAAACTTTCTCTGTTGCGTTATCGATAATTTGTGTTTCAGGGGCTTCTCTATCGGGTTCAAAAACACAACAGCTCATCAAAAAGTAGCCATTCTTCGCAAGCCGAGACTTGATTCCTGAAAACATGGCATCCCGATCTGGATCCGTAACAATGCCTTGCGAGCAGAAACTATCAATAATGAGCTGGTATCGCTCGCCTCTATGTGGAAGTTGGCAGACATCTAACACCTCATACTGTATATCTAAACGGTGCTCGGCAGCAATCGCTTTCGCTGTATCAATAGCATCGGGAATAACATCAATCCCATGCACTTGGTAGCCCAATTTCGCTAAGAAGCATGCGACTGGACCTGTCCCACATCCGAGTTCAAGCACTTGGGCATCTGGTTTAAGGTCTAAAAGTGGCAAGGTCTCTATTAAGAAGGATTTGGAGGAGAACTCTCTGAAATCGTCCGGATTTCCATAAAGTTCTCCCCTTGACATGAGTCCTTTTGCCTTCAGCTCGGCATAATCTGCAAGATGTTCGTGGTAAAAGTATTTTTGTTTCGTCATTGGTTTTCGTGAAGGATTGCCACTTGTGCAAAGATACGTCCTATCCGCGGCAGGTATTCAATTTCGTGGCTCAGACGCGCTACCGCTTTACATCGACCTGCTAACGCATCAGCCACTTTTATTGTATTTGTATGCGTCCGAGGAACTGGACCAAGACGTAGCAACCAATATATCCAAGCTGTCAAGACCCCTTTGTAATAGATACTATCATCCAACGCTCCGGGAAAACCAGAGGATAGTTCTGCTCGGTAAACATTCTCAATCT
This genomic window from Candidatus Poribacteria bacterium contains:
- a CDS encoding class I SAM-dependent methyltransferase, with protein sequence MTKQKYFYHEHLADYAELKAKGLMSRGELYGNPDDFREFSSKSFLIETLPLLDLKPDAQVLELGCGTGPVACFLAKLGYQVHGIDVIPDAIDTAKAIAAEHRLDIQYEVLDVCQLPHRGERYQLIIDSFCSQGIVTDPDRDAMFSGIKSRLAKNGYFLMSCCVFEPDREAPETQIIDNATEKVFTRFDQDALWDRDTETCYSRFHPDPFRPGIGPEDYEGTICVNDVWYIHKRCYRSPENLRLELERHGFAVLEQSGEVTENAICVHQDVCPTIS